A genomic window from Silene latifolia isolate original U9 population chromosome Y, ASM4854445v1, whole genome shotgun sequence includes:
- the LOC141627969 gene encoding uncharacterized protein LOC141627969, giving the protein MRNRRGQPIHPIDHEIEATARRLNSLRRRGLIETPNFEEHLVVEDVLEEHGTFESFENPFGIPEEATMVAVPMRDNFVPKKVVNPSIVKPPIQANNFDVKATLLQLVQGNQFGGGATENPNEHLNEFLDSCDMFKANGVSKDALRLRLFPYSLRGSAKEWLKSCEPDLLRTWDDVSKAFLNKYFPPQRTARIKSELQDFTQHDDETLYEAWESYKGLQRFCPHHGIGDDELINNFYEGLSNEMKMNLDSGSRKGALDKIDHKTAKELIEEMASRTFHWNNDTHKRKGKSTVESTNNVEVKGLIEELKQQVALMSSRNTSSNSSSTRNQVYCCEICGDQGHPPNECPLMMGEGNCMEQVNEVWESSPAKQAFNNNQYHPGMRAHPNFFCG; this is encoded by the coding sequence ATGAGAAATCGAAGAGGTCAACCTATACATCCGATTGACCACGAGATCGAAGCTACCGCAAGAAGACTTAATTCACTCCGAAGAAGGGGATTGATAGAAACTCCTAATTTCGAAGAACATTTAGTAGTGGAAGACGTTCTAGAAGAACATGGTACTTTTGAGTCTTTTGAGAATCCATTTGGAATTCCCGAAGAAGCAACAATGGTCGCGGTTCCTATGAGGGATAATTTCGTTCCGAAAAAGGTGGTGAACCCAAGTATTGTCAAGCCGCCTATTCAAGCCAACAACTTTGATGTGAAGGCTACTTTGTTGCAACTAGTCCAAGGAAaccaattcggagggggagccaccgaaaaccccaatGAACATCTTAATGaattcttggatagttgtgacatgtttAAAGCAAATGGAGTATCAAAGGATGCACTCCGCCTTAGGCTCTTTCCCTACTCCTTGAGGGGGAGTGCTAAGGAATGGTTGAAGAGTTGTGAGCCCGATTTACTTAGAACTTGGGATGATGTCTCCAAGGCCTTCTTAAACAAGTACTTCCCACCACAAAGGaccgcaagaatcaagagtgagctTCAAGACTTCACCCAACATGATGATGAGACCCTTTACGAGGCATGGGAAAGCTATAAGGGACTCCAAAGGTTCTGTCCTCACCACGGGATCGGAGATGATGAGTTGATCAACAACTTTTATGAGGGGTTGAGCAATGAGATGAAAATGAACCTAGATTCCGGCTCGAGAAAGGGGGCATTGGACAAAATTGATCACAAGACGGCCAAGGAGCTTATTGAGGAAATGGCTTCCCGAACTTTTCATTGGAATAATGATACGCACAAAAGGAAGGGAAAGTCAACCGTCGAGTCGACTAACAATGTTGAGGTCAAAGGGTTAATAGAAGAGCTCAAGCAACAAGTTGCCTTGATGAGTTCAAGAAacacctctagcaactcttcatCTACTCGGAACCAAGTATATTGTTGTGAGATTTGTGGAGATCAAGGACATCCACCAAATGAGTGTCCTTTGATGATGGGAGAGGGTAATTGTATGGAGCAAGTGAATGAAGTGTGGGAATCAAGTCCGGCAAAGCAAGcattcaacaacaatcaataccaCCCCGGAATGAGAGCCCACCCAAATTTTTTCTGTGGCtaa
- the LOC141627970 gene encoding uncharacterized protein LOC141627970, with protein MTDNQISQLASQVSQLQASNGKFPGKTEENPKTINVIHLRSGRELEDRVFIKKRKSSKPDVVVEPPKVVEEKEVEDDLVEVVVETPKAVVLELVGKGKLEQKYGKFMDMMKGINITMPFIDAIKEILTYGKFLKELISNKNAMQPSTVNLSKECSAILMNEVPQKLEVPRSFSIPCKIWTVHIERALCDLGASISLMPLKIFKKLKDYELVPIRVSLQLADRSVRYQIGLVEDIPLKVGKL; from the exons ATGACGGATAATCAAATCTCCCAATTGGCTTCTCAAGTGAGTCAATTGCAAGCCTCAAATGGAAAGTTTCCGGGTAAAACCGAGGAGAATCCAAAAACCATAAATGTTatacatttgaggagtggtagagAGTTGGAGGATCGGGTATTcatcaagaaaagaaaaagtagTAAACCGGATGTTGTGGTTGAACCACCAAAGGTGGTTGAAGAAAAAGAGGTTGAAGATGATCTAGTAGAAGTTGTTGTGGAAACTCCAAAGGCAGttgtgttggagctg GTTGGCAAGGGCAAACTTGAGCAAAAATATGGGAAATTCATGGACATGATGAAGGGAATTAACATTACCATGCCCTTCATTGATGCCATCAAGGAGATACTAACCTATGGTAAATTCTTAAAGGagttgatttccaacaagaatgcCATGCAACCATCTACGGTGAATTTGTCTAAGGAATGTAGTGCCATCCTAATGAATGAGGTACCCCAAAAGCTTGAAGTTCCGAGGAGTTTTTCCATACCTTGCAAAATTTGGACCGTGCATATTGAGAGAGCCTTGTGTGACTTGGGGGCAAGCATTAGTCTTATGCCTCTCAagattttcaagaaattgaaggattATGAGCTCGTGCCAATAAGAGTTTCATTACAACTTGCGGATAGGTCGGTAAGATACCAAATTGGTCTTGTGGAAGATATTCCACTCAAAGTGGGAAAACTTTAA